Proteins from a single region of Budorcas taxicolor isolate Tak-1 chromosome 11, Takin1.1, whole genome shotgun sequence:
- the LOC128055707 gene encoding leucine-rich repeat transmembrane neuronal protein 4, translating into MCICLLFNIVGFHLITQLRGMRVVLVLLPTLLLVMLTGAQRACPKNCRCDGKIVYCESHAFADIPENISGGSQGLSLRFNSIQKLKSNQFASLNQLIWLYLDHNYISSVDEDAFQGIRRLKELILSSNKITYLHNKTFHPVPNLRSLDLSYNKLQTLQSEQFKGLRKLIILHLRSNSLKTVPIRVFQDCRNLDFLDLGYNRLRSLSRNAFAGLLKLKELHLEHNQFSKINFAHFPRLFNLRSIYLQWNRIRSISQGLTWTWSSLHNLDLSGNDIQGIEPGTFKCLPNLQKLNLDSNKLTNISQETVNTWISLVSITLSGNMWECSRSICPLFYWLKNFKGNKESTMICAGPKHIQGEKVSDAVETYNICSEVQVVNTEKSHVVPQTPQKPLIIPKPTTLKSDPSRSTLETPSPSPGFQIPGTEQEYEHVSFHKIIAGSVALFLSVAMILLVIYVSWKRYPASMKQLQQHSLMKRRRKKTRESERQMNSPLQEYYVDYKPTNSETMDISVNGSGPCTYTISGSRECEV; encoded by the coding sequence ATGTgcatttgtcttctttttaatattgtagGTTTCCATTTAATTACGCAGCTGAGAGGCATGCGTGTGGTGCTAGTGCTACTTCCTACACTGCTGCTTGTTATGCTCACGGGGGCTCAGAGAGCTTGCCCAAAGAACTGCAGATGTGATGGCAAAATTGTGTACTGTGAGTCTCACGCTTTTGCAGATATTCCTGAGAACATTTCTGGAGGGTCACAAGGCTTATCGTTAAGGTTCAACAGCATTCAGAAACTCAAATCCAATCAGTTTGCCAGCCTTAACCAGCTTATATGGCTTTATCTTGACCATAATTACATTAGCTCAGTGGATGAAGATGCATTTCAAGGCATCCGTAGACTGAAAGAATTAATTCTAAGCTCCAACAAAATTACCTATCTGCACAATAAAACATTTCACCCGGTTCCCAATCTCCGCAGTCTGGACCTCTCCTACAATAAGCTTCAGACACTGCAATCTGAACAATTTAAAGGCCTTCGGAAACTTATCATTTTGCACTTGAGATCTAACTCATTAAAGACTGTACCAATCAGAGTTTTTCAAGACTGTCGAAATCTTGACTTCCTGGATTTGGGTTATAATCGTCTTCGAAGCTTGTCGCGAAATGCTTTTGCTGGCCTTTTGAAGTTAAAAGAGCTCCACTTGGAGCATAATCAGTTTTCCAAGATCAACTTTGCTCATTTTCCACGCCTCTTCAACCTCCGTTCAATTTACTTACAATGGAACAGAATTCGCTCCATTAGCCAAGGCTTGACATGGACTTGGAGTTCCTTACACAACTTGGATTTATCAGGGAATGATATCCAAGGAATTGAGCCGGGCACATTTAAATGTTTGCCCAATTTGCAAAAATTGAATTTGGATTCCAACAAGCTTACCAACATCTCACAGGAAACTGTCAATACATGGATATCATTAGTATCCATCACTTTGTCTGGGAATATGTGGGAATGCAGTCGGAGCATTTGTCCTCTATTTTATTGGCTTAAGAATTTCAAAGGAAATAAGGAAAGCACCATGATATGTGCAGGACCTAAGCACATCCAAGGTGAAAAGGTTAGTGATGCAGTGGAAACATATAATATCTGCTCTGAAGTTCAGGTGGTCAACACAGAAAAATCACACGTGGTACCCCAAACTCCCCAGAAGCCTCTGATTATCCCTAAACCTACAACCTTGAAATCTGATCCTAGCCGGTCCACCCTTGAAACACCAAGCCCTTCCCCGGGGTTTCAgattcctggcacagagcaagaGTATGAGCATGTTTCATTCCACAAAATTATTGCAGGGAGCGTGGCTCTCTTTCTTTCGGTGGCTATGATCCTCTTGGTAATCTATGTGTCTTGGAAACGCTACCCAGCCAGCATGAAACAACTTCAGCAACACTCTCTTATGAAGAGGCGGCGGAAAAAGACCAGAGAATCTGAGAGACAAATGAATTCCCCTTTACAGGAGTATTATGTGGACTACAAGCCTACAAACTCTGAGACCATGGATATATCGGTTAATGGATCTGGGCCCTGCACATATACCATCTCTGGCTCCAGGGAATGTGAGGTATGA